A single window of Gammaproteobacteria bacterium DNA harbors:
- the mobC gene encoding plasmid mobilization relaxosome protein MobC, which produces MTSGSDKRQRPHTITVRLSGEERDALQARATERGLAVGAFARAAMLGNTGPRAKRRPTVDQELLRRVLGQIGKVGGNINQIAHRLNSNGSVAPPELRDALDAVLDIRAAIYSALGLQPEEGPPDDHQGQKPVRS; this is translated from the coding sequence ATGACCAGCGGAAGCGACAAGCGCCAGCGGCCCCATACCATCACCGTCCGGCTGTCCGGCGAGGAACGGGACGCGCTGCAAGCGCGGGCCACCGAGCGGGGCCTGGCCGTTGGGGCCTTCGCCCGCGCCGCTATGCTCGGCAACACCGGCCCCCGCGCCAAGCGCCGCCCCACGGTCGATCAGGAACTGCTGCGCCGCGTCCTCGGGCAGATCGGCAAGGTGGGTGGGAACATCAACCAGATCGCCCACCGCCTCAACTCCAACGGGAGCGTTGCTCCGCCCGAACTCCGGGACGCGCTTGACGCCGTCCTCGACATCCGCGCCGCCATATACAGCGCCCTCGGCTTGCAGCCGGAGGAAGGTCCGCCCGATGATCATCAAGGGCAAAAGCCGGTCCGGTCCTAA